The following proteins come from a genomic window of Crassostrea angulata isolate pt1a10 chromosome 1, ASM2561291v2, whole genome shotgun sequence:
- the LOC128192184 gene encoding beta-1,3-glucan-binding protein-like, which yields MVPRKKLYHTCTNGANYGCSKTSNGHEIFPPIMSGKVTSHACVKYGRVNVRARIPKGDWLWPAIWLLSCNKHYGLWPRSGEIDIMESRGNLRAVEHGSDHGVSYVASTLHWGPDASHYAYYLTHKGKHAPSGRDWHDWHTYSLEWTDHHIITYVDDQEIMHITTPAQGFWNWAHFQGHNIWGNSHNAPFDHSFHLILNVAVGGGFFSDSAQYNTAKPWHKGSSHPMKDFWEHRGDWLPTWHGDDVAMLIDYVEMIQY from the exons ATGGTGCCAAGGAAAA AGTTATATCATACCTGTACAAATGGTGCCAACTATGGTTGCTCAAAGACATCTAATGGACATGAAATCTTTCCACCTATCATGTCTGGAAAAGTAACTTCACACGCATGCGTGAAATACGGACGGGTCAACGTACGTGCGCGTATTCCAAAAGGAGATTGGTTATGGCCAG CTATTTGGTTACTGTCTTGCAACAAACATTACGGATTATGGCCCAGATCGGGTGAGATCGACATTATGGAATCAAG AGGAAACCTGAGGGCTGTAGAACATGGCTCGGATCACGGAGTTAGTTATGTTGCTTCCACTCTTCACTGGGGTCCTGATGCATCTCATTATGCATACTACCTCACTCATAAAGGAAA ACATGCGCCGAGTGGTAGAGACTGGCATGATTGGCATACATACTCCCTCGAGTGGACAGATCATCATATCAT AACTTACGTTGATGATCAAGAAATCATGCACATTACAACTCCTGCACAAGGATTCTGGAATTGGGCACATTTTCAAGGTCACAATATATGGGGAAATTCCCATAACGCACCTTTTGATCACTCG TTCCATCTGATTCTAAATGTTGCTGTGGGAGGAGGCTTTTTCAGTGACAGCGCCCAATACAATACCGCTAAACCCTGGCATAAAGGTTCTTCTCACCCAATGAAGGACTTCTGGGAACACAGGGGCGACTGGCTACCCACGTGGCACGGAGATGACGTCGCCATGTTGATCGATTATGTTGAAATGATTCAATACTAA